The sequence gctaaaaaaaaattaataaaagtttgttaccaaaagcattttttgttttcaaagaagtataaaaaacaataagacAGCAAAGCAACATCGTCATCGATCGCAAATTGTTTGCGGATTCGTTGAGAGATGCACGTACGCCAGTGCGCTAAATTGTTACTAATTTCACAAAACGAAACAACAACTTATTGTCAATTctgggaaaaaataaaaaaaataaaatatataaacaattattGAAAACTGAAAGCTAAAAATCATGTAGCTACTATACAGTCTACTCGTAGCTGTCgagatattatttaaattttactgaCCTATGATAATTTCGCAGTCGTCAATATAATCATGAAACGTGAGTGAATTAGTCATCGTCAACATCATCAGCTCTTTGGCACACTAGACAACATGTTTATAACTTTATTACTGCtaaagtttattaatttttaaaacaagtgcAAATATGTATAGGGTATGAAAAAAGGAGATACTATTTGCAATTatgttttttgaatgaaacacaggttttttcAACACAATATCCTTTGATCTCTAAACACTTTATCCAAcgtttcttcattttttttatctcttccaaaaaataagatttgccAAGTTCATCCAAATGcataggtatttgtttgtgagatgatttcattgtTGAAGTCAATTCTCTCTCCGCGAGCCATTTTGGATAGAATAAATGGTCACTTGGGGAttaatccggagaatagggcggatGAGGAAGCAATTCGTAGCCAAtttatggatttttgccattgaAACTGCACTCCTGTATTGTCCTTGTAAAAAAGAACTTTTATCTAGGCCAAATGTGGTCGTTTTTTCATATCCTCATTAAATCGACCCAATAAGTTGGTCTAATATTGATTGTTTTACCCTTTTGAAGGTAGTCAATGTGGATTATACCGCTTGCATCTCATAAAACGGTCGTCATGACTTTATTCACTCCGAGAAACCCACTGTTTTGTATCTGCTGTTTGGTCGGTGGTGTGTTGTGATGGATCCACTTTTCGTCTATGGTTACGATtgcgtttgtggtcgattgtgagcaaactcatcttgcggaaagctttcacatacccaagtgatcatacgaaattgaaaccactgagcaaTGTGAGATGCCTGTAAACCACTTTTtgaccattgaaattgatggtgcagaattTCCACACGAAATTCTCGTTTTTTCTCCTCTTTGACGCAGCTTATTataattttgacaggagtcaactggcAGGTGCCTGTTCACAGGATCAGTGAACAGGCAGTTAAGAgacgggaaattcaaaaattcacagACCTATTGACCCGCACTTGTACTTTACATACAATGAACATTTCAGTCATTCAAATGCTATTTGGAGTTATTACCGATAATCGGATGAGCAACCCAATAAGAAGAAGAACTGCATTAGAAATGTACTAGAACTGAAACATTTTGTTTAGCAATCAGGACTTGAACGATAATCACTACTCTTAACGAGCTCTAtgagaatttcaataaaacagCAATCGTTTCGAACGTAGTTTGCTACTTTTCCCTATTCAATCATGGTCGTCGGTACCTTAAGAACGAATTTCGTAAAGCTTTATTTAACAGAAAGAAAATTGGATTTCAAGGTAGTCATCATGTTAAAAGAATGTCATGTGATTTATCACACAAATAAGTTGTACAAAtggttatacatacatacattgactgacaaaagtctacgtacgaccattattttctcgcggacttctaaaccataataattaaaagtaatgatgcagttttatttcaaatgcatttttattaatataaaaaaaaaatatcgctaaatttataattaatttaacttttattcacaaaaaattaaaaaaatatgttgacaaaagtctacaaaagcgaatacaaattttcattaaattcaatatttcgttgggcAACCACGGGCATCTACAAACGTCTGGGCATCGAAGcaactaaattttccagttctgcagacgttatattttgccattcttctggaaggttctcctttaacattggtgcacaagtaataagaagttttcggatcttccgttgtagaatttcccacacgtgctcaataacatttaagtccgggctttgaggtggtgtgtacaattgccatggggcatggtagagtagccaatctttgacaatttgagaccaatgtttcggatcgttatcttgctgaaaaatccaactttaaccaagagttaaaatatgaacggatgctctcaaattttgttccaaaatggatttgtactgattacgatccatattatcctcaataaacactaactttcccactccagaagcagcgacagtaccccaaaccatcacactgccaacaccatgcttaactgtagcaagtaagtttttcggatccattgctgtatttgttttgcgccATACTTTATCTCACCCATCAATTCCATGTCCTTTTCAAAGTGCTTTTGAGCGAATTCCAAACGAAGTTTGCGATCCGTTCGCTAATTTACTAGGATTTCTGCTTTtattaccattattatttaaggttctttgaattgttcgtgAATAAACAATATATTCTGATCTTGTTGCGAGTTCTTCATTCTTGATCTGTagacttaataaattgcattgcttatctgttaaaaaaaaacaggacatcaattttttttattgttttttatgaataattttgcatgtttacattgcaacaacattttttttggtgcatagcaataaaaatagatttcaaacaaaactgcattattacattttttatttaccggATTTTCTCTCataaagtggcaaaaattgtggtcgtacgtagacttatgTCGACCACTGTAAGTTCCATTCTTATTATCTTTTATTGCCGATTTATGGCCTAATACATATCTAATATGTATAGATTTTGACTCTTTTTCAAGCACCctgttaaatgaaaataattgctccaatttcaaattattcgagtATGTCTGATTAGAAATTAATTACTTTCAAATAATcacccaaatttttaaaactagatcatgaaaaattgaaaatgattaaTACTGTTTAAATAAAGAATGACGTTTTCTTAGTCATTTTCAAACGTTTTTCAAGATTAAAATTACTCATACTCTCTCTTTCTCtaataacaaatgtttaaagGTCACAATAGAACGTGATCAAAATCATGCATAcctatgtatgtaagttaaaaaaaatatttaagaataatAAATAGGTCAGTAAAATGATAAACAAAATATCTCGTAAGTAAGTTAATATTTGCTGGTTTTGCCTATACAAATTAATGTTATTTACGAGGGTTTCATTTAAAGTCATTTTGACCGAATAAAGTTTTTCAGGAACAACCGGATATTTTTCACAGGTTCAACCCATGTTCTGAAAAGCGCATATTGCTTAAAATTTGCGTTATCAATTTGAAACGAAAACGGTTTTCAGAACATGTGTTGCGTTTTTCAAATCGTAAACGATTTGAAAACTCTGCGTTTTCCAGAACATGGGCGTTTGCCAAATATCCAAAATGTATTAGCAAAACACGTTTAAAAATCGTTACTCGGTTTCAACTTATATGTTAAAAACTTTCAGTGTGAACCTCGCTCTCAAAAGCTAATAACATTTTAACTCGTATTTCAATGCCGTTGAATgtaaatacttttaattaagataaaaatacattaaattaaaaaaaaacaatgtaaatgtgttctcaaaattaaaacaaaaataattaaattcatcACGAGACTTTAAAGTTTATAGCTAGATGAATCCAAAGATCAAATAAACTGTTAggaactatattttaaaattgtttgcacAATATTGATAAACATCGACAAAAAGcacttatatatttatttatcattgcttttaaaattcttgatttattattgaataaatAGCAGTATTACTCATTTGTTTCAAAGCCCTACTTATAGATCAATGTTATGTATGTTGTATAAATAATAGGGTTCCAAAGGAAAAAAATGTCCAAGGAATTCcccagaatatttttttatacaatttcgggaatttctttataatccagcaaaaaacttgttaatgacatgcaattacttttttaaaattcttgatttattattataacttacttttcaataacaaaataataacgtTTGCAACCCTAATACATACAGTACATTATTAGTAGACTCAGAGTAGACAAAACAAATAAGTCCATATGTAcgcatatttatatatttttattgcttattgattgtttacttttattgtaGCCGGTAATTGATAATTTagctttcaacaaaaaaaaataaaaaaatcgaatttactTTTTCCTACTTCCCATCGCAAATATTAAATGaagtttaaaatatgtatgtgtgctGTTAGTCGACAATTCCAGAAAGCGGAAAGAATCGTAATTAAGTATCTGATTTCAAGGTTCactttgtgttttatttaagtgttttttataaaaaaaaaaaaaatattgcaattattaAGTTAAGAATATCCCcatatgcaatatttttattgattaaactAATGAtcattcatataaatattataatataaactGTTGGTTTGTTTGCGACGCAACCACGCCTAAACCTCTTAACCGATccgaatgaaattttgaacttaGGTCCTTAGCTTGGAAGGAACTAAAggctacatattttttttttttttaatttaataagagGCCAAAAACGGACATAATTATAATCAATCGTTTATCTGTTTGGCACAGATATTTCTTATTTAACTCTTCATCCattggcaaaatattttttaactagtAGACTTTTAAGaggtaattaatgaaaataatgatACTCCAGCAATAATCATTTAGTTCAAATTCGGACCACCTAATTGAACCCATTAACGAATTTTAGTTTCCTGAACAAATAGTGGCAAATATTGCACCAAATTTGACAGAAACGGTTTATCTCTTAATATAAAAATGATTAAACATtcgaatatatttaaaatgtgaaatagtttattttccagaaaattttgctgaaactaaattttattgaaaaaatttgcgaaaaatagTTGGAATAATCGATGTATCAGCCATTTATTTTCAGACCGATTATCAtgatttaaatagcaacagagaattttttggaaatcacAAAACACACGTTAAAAGTTCACTCAATTTGCAAACTGTTAATAAATTTCGCAAGAAATTTATAAGTGCATTCATTAAGTAAAATACTCCCTCACAgaacaacaattttcatatcagctaaatatttaaaaacaccaaaatttaaaactttaatattttgcgAAATTTAGATACATTCAAGCATTTAATCATGCCACTGTCATTTTCTAGCTCCCTAAGGTATGCTTcaattttcaatgattttttttttactgttacAATTTCAAACACTTACCTATGAGACTCCGATGAAAGCACCACAATGCGTGTATTATGATCAAATAACGATTCCAATTGTaaagttatataaaaatgtgataaatgaCTAACTTGGAATGTAGTTTCAATGCCATTTTCGGTCACGCTATAAGGTAAAGCAAAGACACCAGCATTTAGGATTAAGTAATCGATGTGTCTGCAAAAAAATCAATATGattaacttaaaatcaaaaatattacatCGAATACACTTACTTTACACTGCTTTTCACTTCCTCAACAAAATTGCACACCGACTTGAAGGAAGCCAAATCCAATTCCAACCACTTTAAACGATTACGACACGCAGGACGTTCCTTAATTATACTTTCTATAGCGGTCTCAGTTGATGATCGACTACGGCAAGCAAATATAACTTCACAGCCATGAAATGCCAAGGAACGTGCGGTCTCATATCCAATACCACAATTAGCACCCGTCACCACCGCTAAACGACCATGCAAATCTTTGCCATGTAAAATCTGCAAAGCAGTTGTGCTGCCATCATAACGTTGTCGTACTTGGGCAATATTCATGGGCGGCTCCTCGGCGGCAAAAGCCAAACGTGGATCTATATTCGTAGTTTGTTGGGTTAAATTGTTAAAGAATACTTGTTTTTTAGTTTGTTCGTCATAACGCTTTTCCCAACCAATTGGTAATTCACGATTTAAACGTTTTGAGCGCCCGGTGCGAGGGTGTGTCATTTGTGTCGTTTTTGTTTGTTGGCTgcgttttaaaatgttgaaaaagaaataatgtaatgtattttttttataaaaacaaactacCTACTTAACATAGCAAACTAAACCCTCATCAGTGGCTTGTTCTTCCCAGCCTGGCGGCAATTCATCTTCACTATCAGAATCGGGCATAAAACCTAAAagttataacatttttattaatccTACTCGTAATAAGCGAatctaatttaaatttctacttaCTCATTTTCTTTAATTGCAGAACTGGCTTATAATTAGggaattttattcacaaaaagtttatttgcttcaatttaataacaaacgcaatttaaatgaatgattttgttgtttttttgtttcgtaGTAATTTTTAGCAATTTGCAAAATTGACCAGCTGGACAACAGGGTGtttgatataattttattttttacatacagGGAaggaaatgttaaatttttaatatattgtgaTAGTGAGTGCGTTGTCATAactgtattttaatattaaatgaagTCTTGAAGGTGTTACTGAACTTTAGTCTATGAAAAATAATGTCAAGTTATCTTCttcatatatataattcttctgtaagtgtgttagtaactaaactcctccttaacggctgggccgatttctatgaaatttgttgtgtgtttgagtgggtccctggatggtttagattcagaattgacctatataggaacaatgggcatggcacctcccatacaaagtaaaaatttattattgcatacgtggagtactattatagtgggagtcttcaaagtTTGTGtcagctatggcagaacaactttggccgggacagctagtgtaatataagtttttaaaaacattttatgtcAATAatttagacccctttcacactatccaatttagttgcgcaagtctcttgcccaacaacaaaacagcatgtaaaattttcttctccttaacccgacattacctcgggtatctacaaacacaagagacttgcgcaactaaattagCATTACCGTTATCTTTTAAACTTTTCGAATCGATAGACAatcttgaaaattaaagaaattgacACAAAACTCATTAAACTGTTggtaattacaaataaaaaatattctaaatctGAAAAGTTTGGATTGAAAAATGCTAGGACGTCATACTTCGTCatacttttccaaatattcaaataatagGTTACAATCTTAACATCTTAAGAAACTAggatttttttagtatttcattacaatatacttttattaacttatattaaaaacaaaaaaataagaacataattaattaaattctgaaaatggGAAAACTATTCATTATTATGGTATTAACAAAAAGATGGCGGGTATATTGAttatgtcattccgtttgtaaaatatcgaaatattggacgtagaaccaaaaagtatgtATGGCCCCATCAGTGCAAAATTGGTGTAACCCACAATTTTTATTGGTTGCTGTGTTAGGTGTtacatagatacatagatacattCCTTACATTACCCACTATCAATACAAAGTGGAGTAAGCCACCTTTTTGTATTCAAACGCAGATGGtgctgaaaaaattgtttttacaaaGATCATAATATAGCAAAGTGATatagcaaaagtggtgtaaatTACCCTTACCTCTAAGTAAATAGTTTTGGGATTACACCACTTTTGCCCTGATAGCcttgggtcctcataagattctaagacgatatatctatatccgtccgtctgttgaaaacactataGGGTCAAAAGGAAAATACCGAGTTGGCTGTtggaaaatgggcaatatcggtcaaCTAGCACCCGtacaaatgtcccccggaatactgtttgagcagccataaatatgttgattatgcggcaatcctgataaaattttgcacaaattaattCTAGGTACTCTGAAATTCTACTGTGAAGTATGGCGGAAATTGGTCTTCATTTTTCGCTGAGACCTTGTATGttagacataaacaagtttttttaagtTGCTGTTTGAAATAAGCTGGGACTAATTgcgtatttttggtttttagtttttaagtttttgtgtgATTTTGAGAAGTGTGCTtggggtcgttgtcctgctggaaatACCAGGCGCCACTAAGACCCAAAATAATTGCGGAATCTTTCAAAttgcttttcaaaatgtttaaataaagaaatcggtccatatttgttTCCACAAATCGCAGTTTTCCAACTCCATTTGATGATATGCAaaccaccaccatgcttaaGTGTTGAAATGAGGTTCTTCGGATGCAGCTCttcattatatacatatgtatatatattaattcctgtggttcctataaggagcatagggccgtTTGTGGCAACTTCATTAGGCAAAATCATTAGGTTGcggcaatttttttgttatcttCACAACCGAATAAATTGTACTTGCTTTCATCACTAAAGAGCACATTGGCCCAGAAATCTTTTGATTTGTCGGAATTCTTAAGTGCGAAGTAGAGTCGCTTTTTTCTGTTTCTTTATCTTATTAATGGTTTTTTTCCTGGTACGTAGCTATGTAATCCGCTTTTTCGCAAAATACTTAGCACTATTTCTGAACGAACATTAATATTGTGCTCATTCAAAGTGTTTCGAATTTTCACGgatttttacactttttataaATCGCTCAAATCGTAAGGAAATTTTGGTTGGCCGTCCAGTTTATGGATTGCTTGCAAGGGATTAGACTCGGACACAGTTTTTATACAGTCTGCACTATAGACTTGACACGTCCATCAATTTTAGCAATTGAACTCAAGGACTTTCCACAGTTCCTCAATTTTAAAATACGCATTTCGAAAATCACGTAAATCGAAAATCGACGTCTTTTTGACGGTTATGGctcgatattttttaaaatttttgaacattttgttaattcgaaaagtttaagttttgttaaGAACATCTAAGATAATAAATGACAAAGAAATAGACTCTTATAATTTGTCGTACCTGAGATTTGAATTCTGCGTACCTATcttggaaataattttcaatactaACTTCTACTGAAGCTCAATTAAAACCACAAAATTCTTAATCCAGTCGTACCAATAGTAACGCTGTTGTAATTgtcatttattttccaatttgcTCCACTGTTCGTTAATAATTACTAAAATTCACAAATTGTTTCGCGttattaattatatatatattttttaatttaatgcacaTTAAAATTACTTaggtttataaaaaatattgttatacaatatatatagtaccaaaaacaatattttgtgtacacattacttaaattattataataaatgctACTAATATAGTCATCAACAatagaaataatataaaaaattgtatctctgcatcacaaaaaaaaaataaatcaatcaaGTCTTCTCTAAATGTGTGTTTTTTCCACACATTCACTGCTTATTTACAATTCCGGTTTATTAATTATACCATAGAATAGAGGTAATTTTGTGGGATCGTGACGAATGAGAATTAGGAACGGTGTGTCACCACGAAAAACTACATCTGTACCAGAACGATGTAAATAGGTGAGAGTGGCAGCGGCCGCTTCAGTACCCTCTTCATCAACAGAAAAATCGACTTTATGTATAATGTCATCCACAAAAAGATCGGCCCGATATGAATCGGGTTTTAGGCGCTCTGCTTCTAAATTGAATAGCGCGGCTGTAGCAGGATCACGATAATAATTAGGAACTTGACGTTTTTCCCGTTTCTCAGACGATTTTGTAGTAACTGTAGTTGAAGGCTTTTCAGTTGTAGAGGACATTTCCATGGACTCTGTCATGGTTTTATTATGAGTTGCAGCCATAGTATTGTTGCTAGTTTCCCCATTTTCACCAAATCTGGAGGAAAAAATAAGACCCGGTTCAGCAAATCTATCCAAAACATTGTGGCTTtgataaaccggtttttttctATCTATGGACTCAAATGATACACCACCAATTCTTGGTGGggcaaattttccaaaaactggTGCTGCTGCTTGTGCTGGAATTGGAAGAGAAGGTGGCGATGCATAACTGGATCTACCACCAATCAATGACAAATCACTATAAccatttataaatatatcacggacatccatattttttaatatagctTTCATGTTCATAGTGCGGGTAAAATGCATTTTGGGAAAGACCATTACCGTAGTCTTACGTTCCATATTATCAATCATACCATTTATTTTGTGAGCATTTAAAGTATACTGCAATTCTCGTAGTCTTTGGCGGGTGGAATTATTGGGTTGTATTACATACATGGTAGTTTCATTGCCCTTATAGGGTAGACCTATAATACGACAATCATATTCTTTGGCATCATAAAAGGGAAATATACCTCCGGTGGGCATCATTTGTACTTTAATGGGTGGATTGTGTACACCATCGGGATAGAAATAATCTTCCTGTGTCGCTCTGGGAAAGAATGAAGTCTCCCAAAATGCCTTAAAGTACAAAACAGAGGCAAGAATTATGTTTGTTGATTTCTCTATTTCGCCAGTAATAACTTGGGGAATTTTTCCAAAAGTAGCTTTATCGACCCAGGCATTAATATGATCGCGAGCCTCTCTGCTTCTAGTCTGAAAGTCTAATTGTTGCAATTCCGATTCGTATATGGATTGTAGGACTTGactaaaaataaagaaagaaggaaaaaaattgtgataaaactaagtaaataataaattttgtattttaatggtCAGATTTTATACATTAAAgatgacctttgcaacgacgtatataagaccatagtaagttggacctacaatgggtcaaaatcggaaaaaatattttttaacccgaatttttttttcgcaaaaaaattttttttgcctaaatacatattaaaaaa comes from Calliphora vicina chromosome 2, idCalVici1.1, whole genome shotgun sequence and encodes:
- the Spn28Dc gene encoding serine protease inhibitor 28Dc, whose product is MRILNNFMHPLTLTLLAVVIHLSWTVDLKTNDHLIRDILVPNHEKRWKTPSDGVRHTNPLLSKFSRTTNKQVDERISDIIAENVLHFGHSLGLELAALDPYATRSEIFSPLSIMGALSLLTLGAKGRSYQELKQLLGLDSDSELIQNPSKYHEEFGLMLNDMQHTNVNIGGVNKRPNANWRFTTLKTAPVRASSNRVKPPVEHIIKVANGLFVQSGYTLNPDYSQVLQSIYESELQQLDFQTRSREARDHINAWVDKATFGKIPQVITGEIEKSTNIILASVLYFKAFWETSFFPRATQEDYFYPDGVHNPPIKVQMMPTGGIFPFYDAKEYDCRIIGLPYKGNETTMYVIQPNNSTRQRLRELQYTLNAHKINGMIDNMERKTTVMVFPKMHFTRTMNMKAILKNMDVRDIFINGYSDLSLIGGRSSYASPPSLPIPAQAAAPVFGKFAPPRIGGVSFESIDRKKPVYQSHNVLDRFAEPGLIFSSRFGENGETSNNTMAATHNKTMTESMEMSSTTEKPSTTVTTKSSEKREKRQVPNYYRDPATAALFNLEAERLKPDSYRADLFVDDIIHKVDFSVDEEGTEAAAATLTYLHRSGTDVVFRGDTPFLILIRHDPTKLPLFYGIINKPEL
- the Wwox gene encoding WW domain-containing oxidoreductase; protein product: MSFMPDSDSEDELPPGWEEQATDEGLVCYVNQQTKTTQMTHPRTGRSKRLNRELPIGWEKRYDEQTKKQVFFNNLTQQTTNIDPRLAFAAEEPPMNIAQVRQRYDGSTTALQILHGKDLHGRLAVVTGANCGIGYETARSLAFHGCEVIFACRSRSSTETAIESIIKERPACRNRLKWLELDLASFKSVCNFVEEVKSSVKHIDYLILNAGVFALPYSVTENGIETTFQVSHLSHFYITLQLESLFDHNTRIVVLSSESHRFSKLPTDNLTPQHLSPPPDKYWSMTAYNNAKLCNVLFASKLAKLWKHRGISVFSVHPGNLVSTNISRNWWFYRLLFALVRPFTKSLQQAAATTIYCATANELTGLTGLYFNNCYFCEPSKLSQNEMLQNQLWSVTEGMLSVLKESLANKLTAGEFLY